One genomic segment of Hordeum vulgare subsp. vulgare chromosome 2H, MorexV3_pseudomolecules_assembly, whole genome shotgun sequence includes these proteins:
- the LOC123431430 gene encoding uncharacterized protein LOC123431430, producing MDGGSGLNIMYADTLKGMGIPMSKLSESSMQFHGVVPGRKAKSLGQIALDVVFGSDKNFSKEKLTFEVVDFQSAYHTILGRPAYARFMARPCYVYLKLKMPGPKGVIT from the coding sequence atggacggcggcagtggcttgaacatcatgtatgccgacactctcaaggggatgggcattccgatgtccaaactcagcgagagcagcatgcagttccatggagtcgtccctggacgaaaggccaagtcactcggccagatcgcgttggacgtcgttttcggctccgacaagaacttcagcaaggaaaagctgacgttcgaggtggtggacttccagagcgcgtaccacacaattctgggccgcccggcgtatgcacgtttcatggcccgtccatgttacgtgtacctgaagttaaagatgccaggcccgaaaggcgtgatcact